TGTATCGTTCCGCTCTGTTAATTTTTGCGAAATTAGGGACTTTGGACTTGAATagattgttgaaaatcacagtttttCGGACTTTTAAGTGTTGTTGAAATTGCAAATTTTTCAGCTTTATGAAACGGGACCGTTCGTGTCGATCCGACACatctattttttttgttaatgttgaTGGTTATTTTGCTATCCATGCTATTTATAAGAAAACGGCGAATTCTGCGagagatatttttgtatttgctCCATTTCGTCGTAAATTTGATTGCAATTGATAAGATGCAAATTTGAAAACTAGAATCGATGTCGTGAAGGTTATTTTTATTGCAACTTCTACTTAAGAAACGCGTGTCGTATACAGTAAActcgatattttatgtatatagtTCGAATGTTAGCATCCTTTTGGTTTTACTGGAAGCTCTATATCTCGTTTTAGTGCATTCAGTGGTGCATAGTGATCATCCGATTAACAAAAACTCCCACATTTTTATAGTATCAAGTTACAAAAACATTGTCCTTTTTTAAATTCGTCATGCGATACATCAGATAAGTGCATCACAAAAGTAAGTTAATTAATTGAACCAATAATGAGTAGTGAAAACAAACATTCTTTTCCTTAGATCTTAAACGTCACTGATAGCagatgtttgttttgttttataaacataAGATATTGTCTCCAGTTAATAAACACTTCGGAGTAAATTCCACACACATTTATAACATAATTTATTGTGCAAGCTTTCATATATTTACTTGTTGATGTAGGTCATAagtatttctcatttttatttagATTGGAATGTTGGtttccctgtttgaatggttGTACACTAGTACACTAGggccctttattgcttgctgttttgtgtgagccaaggctccgtgtcgaaggctgtactttgacctacatgtataatagtttacttttcaaattgtgactttgattgaGAGTTTACTCATCGGCACCCATACGACATCTTCCAATATCTATTGACAATTATTggactaggatgaaaaattttgtcctgcattttttttagttgtaatctctgtcctgcctttttatttttcactctattcggtcctgcattttttttttagtttatcctgactttttttacctaaattgtcatcctgcctttttttttgcaaagtgtctcatcctgcctttttttttttactcaaaactcctgtcctgcctatttttttcaaatttcatcctagcccccccataaaaatcaaatggtagctcccttaataaTATTCTGAAAATTCAGAAAAGTTCAGTGGAAGTGGGGAAAAAAgaaggggtggatccagccattttgaaaagggaGAGGAGGTACACACAAAAAGGGGTTCCAATCATCGGCCCCTCTTTCCACTTGCTCTGCTAATACATAGTAAATGGATTGCCCGGGTATGCTAGTTATGATGCTGTTAATTTGGTAACAGATTGGTAATTGCTACTGGACAGAAGAAATTCATGACAGCTAAATATTTGTTCTTTTCCTCGCATAATAGGACAGCCACTGAGTACCCTGCTATTTAATTCCCCCACTTGTTGGTCGAATGTCTGATTATGATTCTGAAATAGTAACTATTATGTGACTCATcataaagtagatataacaaagaTCCTTTTCCCATCTACTAATATTGAAAGGAATATACCCCGACATGCGCACTTCCAAATCTATAAACGTATTCAAACGAAAGACGACAGCTAAATTACTAATAATATCAGCTAATACTATGAATCATTGAAGTTCTATTTTGGTTGTGATGATAGCGAATATACTAAATAATATACATGCACGTTTGAGAATAGACCCCTCCCCCCGTGATGGATACTCTAGTACTCGGTCAAGTACGACCAACTAAAAAATCAAACATAATGTCGGAGGATTTGAGAAAATGTCAACTGTGAATTCGAAGCGCGTTAATATTTAACTTTATCCCGCGTGCATGTAGCTGCGGACGTTCTGTTGAGAAATgtgttctctattttttttcGAGTGTACTCACATTAAAGCAAGAGAAGTATTGTGAAGACATGATATATCAATTGAGCTCCTATTGCCTGGTACTGGTGACTAAAAAGTCCAGCAAAGTATATTGATATTGATGTTTACTCTGTACGATCTGAATAACACAAACATTTTTGTTATGCATGTAGTGTTGTTATGTTTTCATCATTTGTGTAAGAAGAAAACGTCAGTAATGTTGTTATAATTTCGCAAAAAAGATAAGTTAAAGTTAAACGAATAGCTTGATGGTGTTGGCCGTTGCAAAATATGAATGAAGTTAGAAAACAAATCAATGTGTTTTGTGGTATTCATAAATCATCAGAACGACGAACAACACAATAATTGGTATAATGTACAAACGTGTTAAAATCTAGAATGAGGCTAGAAATAAATGCAAACAATAAGACGCGTGACACGAGTCTTCTATAATGATAATGATGGCGTACGGTTTCGACTAGCTACATGCATATATAAGGATTGGGTCGATTTAATACTTTAAAATGTCATCGATTACATTACTATGAATTTCACCTACATTTGAACGCAAACACTAACATTAGATTACTTtgctttaagttttttttttaaatattttttatttattcctcatattaaaaaaaaaaaccaaaaaaaacccactgtttctataaaatttaagcaagctaaccaaaaaaaaaacaaaacaaaaaacaacccccccccccaaaacaaacaaatgatGTAAAATTTATGAAGAAGTTTTATTGTCTGTGGGGATATGACACATGCATTTGTTTTTGCAGGTATTTTTCCCTACatccatatttttgaaaaaatagtaagTGAGCTTCAGTATAAAAATAGTAAGTGAGCTTCAGTATAAAAATAGTAAGTGAGCTTCAGTATAAAAATAGTAAGTGAGCTTCAGTATAAAATAGTAAGTGAGCTTCAGTATAAAAATAGTAAGTGAGCTTCAGTATAAAATAGTAAGTGAGCTTCAGTATAAAAATAGTAAGTGAGCTTCAGTATAAAATAGTAAGTGAGCTTCAGTATAAAAATAGTAAGTGAGCTTCTGTATAAAAATAGTAAGTGAGCTTCAGTATAAAAATAGTAAGTGAGCTTCAGTATAAAATAGTAAGTGAGCTTCAGTATAAAAATAGTAAGTGAGCTTCAGTATAAAAATAGTAAGAGAGCTTCAGTATAAAAATAGTAAGTGAGCTTCAGTATAAAATAGTAAGTGAGCTTCAGTATAAAAATAGTAAGTGAGCTTCAGTATAAAAATAGTAAGTGAGCTTCAATATAAAACTTTAATTGCAACATCAATTAATTTATAAGCAGtttattttcataatgttttataattgtttgaaataactatAATTAACAAgtacattttaaattatttatggaaaacaaaactttttttctaattgtGAAAAAGAATAGAATGTCCTTTAATAATTAAGAGGGCTCATTTATGTTGTCTTCAAAGTCCAAATTGGAACTTAATTCCCTTAATGTTCtatgctttttaattttcttgaagTTATGAACAAATATTATGTAAACTGAAATTGGAGTTTCTATTAGAAGTATCTCATCAGGGAACATAAAATGCTTTTAAAGCATACATTTGTATTCTTTTATCACAAGGACTAAAATCTCACAATGAAACAGGTGGAAAGAAAAATTACTGttattttacacatttcaatTCTTCATGCACAAACGTTAACATATAGAATATATTATCAATCATAGTGAATCATTATACTGTTTTCCCCGTTCATACTTAatatcttcttattcttatattgtaCACTAAAAACTTTTTCGTATACAGAATTTataatcagcaagtaatcatgattacacatgcttattgaaaaaaatatccgaCTTCATTATATACACATTATTTGCTACTCGCACATGGAATTTCTTcctcaaaactttattttaattcgTAATATGAGGCTGTTCCGGAAAACATAAGTAAAAACAGAACAGAAATTGACAACCACTTAAAAATAGGATATGATGGAAAGGGCAGAAATGTTTTCTTTCCACAGGTCACCTCAAGTTTTACTTCGGAGACTACTACActatccaaataaaaaaaataacttcccCTCTTCGACCCGTGTTTTTGTACATGTCTTCTTCATACCATGTTCTGCATTGGAAAAGAATGCCTGCGCCAAGTTAGGAaagtgacagttgttttccattagttcgatgtgtttgagttttatttgccatttgatgagggactttccatttttaaaCGCCCGTTTACGgtacgtattatggtataccattgtccgtctgtccgtcgtcaacatgtcggacattaactcaaaaacgctttaactaatttgcataaaactttgggGAATTGTTTATGTCtgttgacgtgagctccctttcgtttttaaattttatattttacgtTTTCGAGTTATggtgttttatttattaaagaaaGGGGGAATTTTCAAGTTTTGAGACAATTACACAATAACGCTTTCACCAATTTCAAACAATtgttggtgaattgtttatatctattaacatgagctccctttcgtttttataaattttagattttatgtttccgtGTTATGGGGTTTTACTTATTAAAAAAGGGCATTTTCCAGTTTTCGTACACTAACTCCAAAATGCTTTCACCAATTTCAAGAAATTCTAgtgaattgtatatttatttttccttggagttcggtatttttgttatttcactttttgttcTAGTTAATTCTAACAAACTTTTGAAAATGGTGTTTGTATGTCCGTGAAAGAGATTTGCAGGTCCTTGAAAGAGATTTACAACCTGTACTGCCTCCTTTTAAATTGCTTGTGGGCTCGAATAGTTATACCAAAGCAAATCATTTCAGTTCAGATTCTAAAATGTGAAATGCTTGTGAGGATAGACATATACACTTATTAATACGTATGAATAATTTATGTAAACGGCACTTTTTATAACGCAGTAATAAGATCTTTTTACTGCGTTATAAAAAGTGCCGTTTACATAAAAGGCGGTTAACAAATTTATTTCCTAACAAAACAGTTTATGACATTAAACCTCATAACCAGTCGTCAACCTTAATCTGATACTatcaatttttctttttcagatttaGAGAATGCATAACCTGAAAGTTACAACCGTCACCACAGCTAGTCTTCAGTTAAGAGAATATCCAAAGTTACCCCCGCCTAATGATACTGCGAAGGAAACACtagttatttttttcagttggttAGGCGCATCAGAGAAGgctatttctaaatattttgaactGTATCATTCATTAGGATATGACATTCTTCATGTCCCAGGGAATGTTAAACATTTTGCGTGGCCACCTACGTCTGTAAGTTTAGCCAGGACAGTACTGGACTACGTATGTACAGAACTATCGCATTACCGCTTTCTTCTTATTCATAGTACATCGATCGGTTCCTATAATTACACATCGTGTCTAATGGAAATGAATAGAAACCCAGTGAAATACTGGAATTTTAATCTACGTTTAGTTGGAAATGTATTTGATAGTATCACATACGGGTCATATGAACGCATGAGAATTGGTGTATCTTATGGTCTTACTAAAAGTTCGTTCATCCGGGTACTTTTACAACAGTTATTTGCCTTGTATTTTATAGTTACAAAATCTACCACGGTTGACTTCTATAAGGAAGGTATGAAAACATTCAACGAAAACCAAGCGGAAGTtccaagtatatttttttattgtaagaaTGATCCTTTATGCGACCATAGCCTGATTGATGATATGGTATCAGACTGGCGCATGAGAATGTCCCCGCCTGTTTTAAGTGTGTGCTGGGATACTTCTGTCCATGCTGGACATCTGTTTAAACAAAAAGACGAATATCTGACTTATCATAAATCATTTATGGAAGCTGTACGTAATTTTCAAACAGAGAAAAGAACCAAAACACAGAAATTTCATAATAAAGCAAAACTCTGAGATTTTAATTAGTTAATTCCTTACATCAAATCTACCATAATTGCAGTAAAAACATAACGACccgtttatttcaatttaaacggaatgtggctaaaaaagaattcaatttgatttttttttcgagCTGATTAAATGCAAATGTAAAGTATGTCATCAAATTTAAGCTCAAAATGTTTAAGTAGTTTTATTTAATGTTTGATATTATTTTTGCGACAGTTTTCCAAAATTCTCAAAAGCAAAACAGAGGAAGAACACTTTTAAGAATCTAGAAATAAAGTGCACcagaacattaaaataaaatctgtaa
The window above is part of the Mytilus galloprovincialis chromosome 4, xbMytGall1.hap1.1, whole genome shotgun sequence genome. Proteins encoded here:
- the LOC143073563 gene encoding uncharacterized protein LOC143073563 encodes the protein MHNLKVTTVTTASLQLREYPKLPPPNDTAKETLVIFFSWLGASEKAISKYFELYHSLGYDILHVPGNVKHFAWPPTSVSLARTVLDYVCTELSHYRFLLIHSTSIGSYNYTSCLMEMNRNPVKYWNFNLRLVGNVFDSITYGSYERMRIGVSYGLTKSSFIRVLLQQLFALYFIVTKSTTVDFYKEGMKTFNENQAEVPSIFFYCKNDPLCDHSLIDDMVSDWRMRMSPPVLSVCWDTSVHAGHLFKQKDEYLTYHKSFMEAVRNFQTEKRTKTQKFHNKAKL